The Spodoptera frugiperda isolate SF20-4 chromosome 9, AGI-APGP_CSIRO_Sfru_2.0, whole genome shotgun sequence genome contains a region encoding:
- the LOC118271484 gene encoding mucin-2 isoform X12, which translates to MRIAALIALVQLSLATAVSDEPKTLTAVELNRELSGDNVLSPFYESSEDAGVTFIRGSRAADSPLSPDIDVQCSGNYIDVTVEFADVFDGIIYSKGYLNDPKCKYVSLGNSQSRYSFRVPLNGCGSRPLCNACGTIDNVLVFQADDLLQGPQDFARKVSCARTSLEVSTGVTASREEHTLKLKPFMVDMLDVVAVEGPAGGVECWMDIQVGVFPNTTPLKNSIKIGEYLTILVYLKDVRNQFSLKIHDCWAYDNENYDGPSTNKIQLTDKNGCPKKKKLIDFWQKTTNTGKSGATLIAYSKVSAFRFPETDQVYLTCNVELCTNNCDSNCGTTEISTTIKPSQCYPGSRDPGCQRITVEPQLKCYPGSLDPRCPQQPTPTTPQLSELTTLRDRRISLPTVIADKYTTTTTPEPPRCFPGSTDPRCPKPTTPEPPRCFPGSTDPRCPKPTTPEPPRCFPGSTDPRCPKPTTPEPPRCFPGSTDPRCPKPTTPEPPRCFPGSTDPRCPKPTTPEPPRCYPGSPDPRCPQPPRPTTLTPPTYLPPVTPELKCYPGSSDPRCPQPTTPAPPKCFPGSTDPRCPKPTTPAPPNCYPGNTDPRCPKPTTPAPPRCFPGSTDPRCPKPTTPEPPRCYPGSTDPRCPKPTTPEPPRCYPGSTDPRCPKPTTPEPPRCYPGSTDPRCPKPTTPEPPRCYPGSTDPRCPKPTTPEPPRCYPGSTDPRCPKPTTPEPPRCYPGSTDPRCPKPTTPEPPRCYPGSTDPRCPKPTTPEPPRCYPGSTDPRCPKPTTPKPVCYPGSPDPKCPQPPRPTTLTPPTYLPPVTPELKCYPGSSDPRCPQPTTPAPPKCFPGSTDPRCPKPTTPAPPNCYPGNTDPRCPKPTTPAPPRCFPGSTDPRCPKPTTPEPPRCYPGSTDPRCPKPTTPEPPRCYPGSTDPRCPKPTTPEPPRCYPGSNDPRCPKPTTPAPPNCYPGNTDPRCPKPTTPAPPRCFPGSTDPRCPKPTTPKPVCYPGSPDPKCPQPPRPTTLTPPTYLPPVTPALKCYPGSTDPRCPKPTTPEPPRCFPGSTDPRCPKPTTPAPPNCFPGSTDPRCPKPTTPAPPNCYPGNTDPRCPKPTTPAPPRCFPGSTDPRCPKPTTPEPPRCFPGSTDPRCPKPTTPEPPRCFPGSNDPRCPKPTTPAPPRCFPGSTDPRCPKPTTPEPPRCFPGSNDPRCPKPTTPKPVCYPGSPDPKCPQPPRPTTLTPPTYLPPVTPALKCYPGSTDPRCPKPTTPEPPRCYPGSTDPRCPKPTTPEPPRCYPGSTDPRCPKPTTPAPPRCYPGSTDPRCPKPTTPEPPRCFPGSTDPRCPKPTTPAPPRCFPGSTDPRCPKPTTPEPPRCYPGSTDPRCPKPTTPEPPRCYPGSTDPRCPKPTTPAPPRCYPGSTDPRCPKPTTPEPPRCFPGSTDPRCPKPTTPAPPKCFPGSTDPRCPKPTTPEPPRCFPGSNDPRCPKPTTPKPVCYPGSPDPKCPQPPRPTTLTPPTYLPPVTPALKCYPGSTDPRCPKPTTPESPRCFPGSTDPRCPKPTTPAPPKCFPGSTDPRCPKPTTPEPPRCYPGSTDPRCPKPTTPAPPRCYPGSTDPRCPKPTTPEPPRCFPGSTDPRCPKPTTPAPPRCFPGSTDPRCPKPTTPEPPRCFPGSTDPRCPKPTTPAPPRCFPGSTDPRCPKPTTPEPPRCFPGSNDPRCPKPTTPKPVCYPGSPDPKCPQPPRPTTLTPPTYLPPVTPAVKCYPGSTDPRCPKPTTPEPPRCYPGSTDPRCPKPTTPEPPRCYPGSTDPRCPKPTTPEPPRCYPGSTDPRCPKPTTPEPPRCYPGSTDPRCPKPTTPEPPRCYPGSTDPRCPKPTTPEPPRCYPGSTDPRCPKPTTPEPPRCYPGSTDPRCPKPTTPEPPRCYPGSTDPRCPKPTTPEPPRCYPGSTDPRCPKPTTPEPPRCYPGSTDPRCPKPTTPEPPRCYPGSTDPRCPKPTTPEPPRCYPGSTDPRCPKPTTPAPPRCYPGSTDPRCPKPEPPTPSSCYPGSRDPKCPQPFAPASTNPPSTYLPPFPEENEIKSSRVSRLATKDTNEDNVNDYIDSFDFKRTEPRSRKVRDVFGSSESAAFATSGTAIIYIAMGSAVAMIMSITLAIYMYKKNKLRTASVNTTAQSPC; encoded by the exons CTGTCGCTCGCTACAGCTGTTTCAGATGAACCAAAAACGCTCACAGCGGTTGAGCTGAACCGCGAGTTGTCCGGAGACAATGTGCTCTCGCCTTTCTACGAAAGTAGTGAGGATGCTGGGGTCACGTTCATAAGAGGATCAAGGGCGGCTGACTCGCCCTTGTCTCCTGATATCGACGTGCAATGCTCAGGCAACTATATCGACGTCACTGTTGAGTTCGCTGACGTTTTCGATGGCATCATTTACAGTAAGGGTTACTTAAATGACCCGAAGtgcaa ATATGTGTCATTGGGCAACAGTCAGTCTCGGTACTCATTCAGAGTGCCACTGAATGGCTGTGGCTCCCGACCTCTCTGCAATGCATGTGGTACCATCGACAACGTACTTGTGTTCCAAGCTGACGACTTGTTGCAAGGACCTCAGGACTTCGCTCGCAAG GTGTCATGTGCCCGCACTTCCCTGGAAGTGTCGACTGGAGTGACGGCGTCCAGAGAAGAGCATACTCTCAAGCTAAAACCTTTCATGGTTGACATGCTTGATGTGGTTGCAGTCGAAGGACCCGCCGGAGGAGTTGAATGCTGGATGGACATCCAAGTAGGAGTCTTTCctaat aCCACTCCACTGAAGAACTCGATCAAAATTGGAGAATACTTGACAATCCTTGTGTATCTCAAGGATGTAAGAAACCAGTTCAGCCTTAAAATACACGATTGCTGGGCTTATGACAACGAAAACTACGATGGTCCTAGTACCAACAAGATTCAACTGACTGACAAGAACGGTTGTCCCAA GAAGAAAAAGCTGATTGATTTCTGGCAGAAAACTACAAACACAGGCAAGAGCGGTGCCACTTTAATTGCCTACAGCAAAGTGAGCGCTTTCCGATTCCCTGAAACCGACCAAGTCTACCTAACGTGTAACGTcgag CTATGCACAAACAACTGCGACTCGAACTGCGGTACCACGGAAATTTCTACAACGATCAAACCATCACAATGCTACCCTGGATCGCGTGATCCTGGATGTCAACGCATCACGGTTGAACCACAACTGAAGTGTTACCCTGGCTCACTTGATCCCAGATGTCCTCAACAGCCAACACCGACGACACCACAACTTTCAGAGCTCACTACACTACGTGATCGGAGGATTTCGTTGCCAACAGTTATTGCCGACAAATATACGACTACTACCACTCCTGAGCCACCACGCTGCTTCCCAGGCTCCACTGACCCCAGATGTCCCAAGCCCACAACTCCTGAACCACCAAGGTGCTTCCCAGGTAGCACTGACCCAAGGTGCCCCAAACCAACTACTCCTGAGCCACCACGCTGCTTCCCAGGTTCCACTGACCCCAGATGTCCCAAGCCCACAACTCCTGAACCACCAAGGTGCTTCCCAGGTAGCACTGACCCAAGGTGCCCCAAACCAACTACTCCTGAGCCACCACGCTGCTTCCCTGGCTCAACTGACCCTAGATGTCCTAAGCCAACGACTCCTGAACCTCCACGATGCTACCCGGGTTCACCTGATCCGAGATGTCCACAGCCACCTCGACCTACAACCTTAACGCCACCGACATATTTACCACCAGTAACGCCTGAATTAAAATGCTATCCAGGTTCATCAGACCCTAGGTGTCCACAACCAACCACCCCAGCTCCTCCAAAATGTTTCCCAGGCAGCACAGACCCCAGGTGCCCGAAACCTACAACACCAGCACCTCCTAACTGTTACCCTGGAAACACTGACCCACGTTGCCCTAAGCCAACAACTCCAGCACCACCCAGATGTTTCCCAGGTAGCACTGACCCCAGATGTCCCAAGCCAACGACCCCTGAGCCACCACGTTGCTACCCAGGATCGACTGACCCCAGATGTCCTAAGCCAACGACTCCTGAGCCACCACGTTGCTACCCTGGATCGACTGACCCCAGATGTCCAAAGCCAACGACTCCTGAGCCACCACGTTGCTACCCTGGATCGACTGACCCCAGATGTCCAAAGCCAACGACTCCTGAGCCACCACGTTGCTACCCTGGATCGACTGACCCCAGATGTCCCAAACCAACGACTCCTGAGCCACCACGTTGCTACCCTGGATCGACTGACCCCAGATGTCCAAAGCCAACGACTCCTGAGCCACCACGTTGCTACCCTGGATCGACTGACCCCAGATGTCCAAAGCCAACGACTCCTGAACCACCACGTTGCTACCCTGGATCGACTGACCCCAGATGTCCCAAGCCAACGACCCCTGAGCCACCACGTTGCTACCCTGGATCGACTGACCCCAGATGTCCCAAACCAACCACGCCTAAACCAGTCTGCTACCCGGGTTCTCCGGATCCTAAATGTCCCCAACCACCACGCCCGACAACCTTAACTCCTCCCACTTATTTACCACCAGTAACGCCTGAATTGAAATGCTATCCAG GTTCATCAGACCCTAGGTGTCCACAACCAACCACCCCAGCTCCTCCAAAATGTTTCCCAGGCAGCACAGACCCCAGGTGCCCGAAACCTACAACACCAGCACCTCCTAACTGTTACCCTGGAAACACTGACCCACGTTGCCCTAAGCCAACAACTCCAGCACCACCCAGATGTTTCCCAGGTAGTACTGACCCCAGATGTCCCAAGCCAACGACCCCTGAGCCACCACGTTGCTACCCTGGATCGACTGACCCCAGATGTCCTAAGCCAACGACTCCTGAGCCCCCACGTTGCTACCCTGGATCGACTGACCCCAGATGTCCCAAGCCAACGACCCCTGAGCCACCACGTTGCTACCCTGGATCAAATGACCCCAGATGTCCAAAGCCAACCACACCCGCACCGCCAAACTGTTACCCTGGAAACACCGACCCGCGTTGTCCAAAACCAACAACCCCTGCCCCACCACGGTGCTTCCCTGGCTCAACTGACCCCAGATGTCCAAAGCCAACCACACCCAAACCAGTCTGCTACCCGGGTTCTCCGGATCCTAAATGTCCCCAACCACCACGCCCGACAACCTTAACTCCACCCACTTATTTACCACCAGTGACGCCGGCACTTAAATGTTACCCCGGTTCTACCGATCCCAGATGCCCTAAGCCAACAACTCCCGAACCCCCACGGTGCTTCCCTGGATCCACTGACCCGCGCTGCCCAAAACCTACAACTCCAGCACCCCCAAATTGCTTCCCAGGCAGTACTGATCCTAGATGTCCTAAACCCACTACGCCTGCACCACCAAATTGTTACCCTGGAAACACCGACCCGCGTTGTCCAAAACCAACGACTCCTGCTCCACCCAGGTGCTTCCCTGGCTCAACTGACCCTAGATGTCCTAAGCCAACGACACCTGAGCCACCACGGTGCTTCCCGGGATCAACTGACCCCAGGTGTCCCAAGCCTACGACACCTGAACCACCGCGGTGTTTCCCTGGATCAAATGACCCCAGGTGTCCTAAGCCAACAACCCCTGCTCCACCAAGGTGCTTCCCTGGCTCAACTGACCCCAGATGTCCCAAACCTACGACACCTGAACCACCACGATGCTTCCCTGGATCAAATGACCCCAGGTGTCCTAAGCCAACAACGCCAAAACCAGTCTGCTACCCGGGTTCTCCCGATCCTAAATGTCCCCAACCACCACGCCCAACAACTTTAACTCCTCCCACTTATTTGCCACCAGTGACACCCGCTCTCAAATGCTATCCTGGTTCTACTGACCCTAGATGTCCCAAGCCAACGACTCCCGAGCCCCCACGTTGCTACCCTGGATCGACTGACCCCAGATGTCCCAAACCAACGACTCCTGAGCCACCACGTTGCTACCCTGGATCAACTGATCCCAGATGTCCCAAGCCAACGACTCCTGCTCCACCAAGGTGCTACCCAGGTAGTACCGATCCAAGATGTCCTAAGCCAACGACACCCGAACCACCTCGATGCTTCCCCGGAAGCACGGACCCACGTTGTCCCAAACCAACAACCCCTGCTCCACCAAGGTGCTTCCCTGGTTCAACTGACCCTAGATGTCCCAAGCCAACGACTCCCGAGCCCCCACGTTGCTACCCTGGATCGACTGACCCCAGATGTCCCAAACCAACGACTCCTGAGCCACCACGTTGCTACCCTGGATCAACTGATCCCAGATGTCCCAAGCCAACGACTCCTGCTCCACCAAGGTGCTACCCAGGTAGTACCGATCCAAGATGTCCTAAGCCAACGACACCCGAACCACCTCGATGCTTCCCCGGAAGCACGGACCCACGTTGTCCCAAACCAACAACCCCTGCTCCACCAAAGTGCTTCCCTGGCTCAACTGATCCTAGATGTCCTAAGCCAACGACACCTGAGCCACCACGGTGCTTCCCTGGATCAAATGACCCCAGGTGTCCAAAGCCAACCACGCCTAAACCAGTCTGCTACCCGGGTTCTCCCGATCCTAAATGTCCTCAACCACCACGCCCCACAACCTTAACTCCTCCCACTTATTTACCACCAGTGACGCCGGCACTTAAATGTTACCCCGGTTCTACCGATCCTAGATGCCCTAAGCCAACGACACCCGAATCACCTCGATGCTTCCCTGGGAGCACGGACCCACGTTGTCCCAAACCAACAACCCCTGCTCCACCAAAGTGCTTCCCTGGATCGACTGACCCCAGATGTCCCAAGCCAACGACTCCTGAACCACCACGTTGCTACCCTGGATCAACTGATCCCAGATGTCCCAAGCCAACGACTCCTGCTCCACCAAGGTGCTACCCAGGTAGTACCGATCCAAGATGTCCTAAGCCAACGACACCCGAACCACCTCGATGCTTCCCTGGGAGCACGGACCCACGTTGTCCCAAACCAACAACCCCTGCTCCTCCAAGGTGCTTCCCAGGCTCAACTGACCCCAGATGTCCCAAACCTACGACACCTGAACCACCACGGTGCTTCCCGGGATCAACTGACCCCAG GTGTCCTAAGCCAACAACCCCTGCTCCACCAAGGTGCTTCCCTGGCTCAACTGACCCCAGATGTCCCAAACCTACGACACCTGAACCACCACGATGCTTCCCTGGATCAAATGACCCCAGGTGTCCTAAGCCAACAACGCCTAAACCAGTCTGCTACCCGGGTTCTCCCGATCCTAAATGTCCCCAACCACCACGCCCGACCACCTTAACTCCTCCCACTTATTTACCACCAGTGACACCCGCTGTCAAATGCTACCCTGGATCGACTGACCCCAGATGTCCTAAACCAACGACTCCTGAGCCACCACGTTGCTACCCAGGATCGACTGACCCCAGATGTCCCAAGCCAACGACTCCTGAGCCACCACGTTGCTACCCAGGATCAACTGACCCCAGATGTCCCAAGCCAACGACTCCTGAGCCACCACGTTGCTACCCAGGATCGACTGACCCCAGATGTCCCAAGCCAACGACCCCTGAGCCACCACGTTGCTACCCAGGATCGACTGACCCCAGATGTCCCAAGCCAACGACTCCTGAACCACCACGTTGCTACCCTGGATCGACTGACCCCAGATGTCCCAAACCAACGACTCCTGAGCCACCACGTTGCTACCCAGGATCAACTGACCCCAGATGTCCCAAGCCAACGACTCCTGAGCCACCACGTTGCTACCCAGGATCGACTGACCCCAGATGTCCCAAGCCAACGACCCCTGAGCCACCACGTTGCTACCCAGGATCGACTGACCCCAGATGTCCCAAGCCAACGACTCCTGAGCCACCACGTTGCTACCCTGGATCGACTGACCCCAGATGTCCCAAGCCAACGACTCCTGAGCCACCACGTTGCTACCCTGGATCGACTGACCCCAGATGTCCCAAACCAACGACTCCTGAGCCACCACGTTGCTACCCTGGATCGACTGACCCCAGATGTCCCAAGCCAACGACTCCTGAGCCCCCACGTTGCTACCCTGGATCGACTGACCCCAGATGTCCCAAGCCAACGACCCCTGCGCCACCACGTTGCTACCCTGGATCAACTGACCCTAGGTGTCCCAAACCGGAACCTCCAACCCCCAGTTCTTGTTATCCAGGATCAAGGGATCCAAAGTGCCCACAGCCGTTTGCTCCAGCTAGCACTAACCCACCTTCAACTTATTTGCCACCATTCCCAGAAGAAAATGAAATCAAATCTTCTAGAGTCAGCAGATTAGCAACTAAGGACACTAATGAAGATAACGTCAACGATTATATAG ATTCGTTCGATTTCAAGCGAACAGAACCAAGATCAAGAAAAGTTCGTGACGTATTTGGTAGCAGCGAAAGTGCTGCCTTTGCAACAAGTGGCACTGCCATCATATACATTGCCATGGGATCAGCTGTAGCAATGATCATGTCAATCACACTTGCCATTTATAtgtacaagaaaaataaactaagaacTGCGTCTGTAAACACAACTGCGCAAAGCCCctgttaa